CTCAACTGAGGAGCTGCTCCTTGTTGTCCTTGCATCCCAATGGTTGAGACACTGCTATCGgctgctgatgatgatgaagTTGCATTGGTTGTTGTTGTGGCTGTGATGTTGGTGTGGTTTGTTGAAGATTGTTGTTCATCTTTTGTAGGTTCTGTTGGTGATAGATTTGCCTTAGTCTCTCTATTTCCTTCTTTAATGCTTCTTGGTGAGctgagagtaaaaaaaatatatacctatCTCAATAATCATGATCATGGTGTGCTTTTGGAAGTTCCAAAGGTCAGTATATAATCCACAAAAGATGGAATGAAAGAATACTGTAATtctcatttttctaaaaaatatatatatgcttttgcCTAGGCAATTTCCCTCTGGAAGATTTCAAACCTagatatcaacatcaacatataTATGAAGATCAAGAATCTTAGGATATATATGACTTACGTCTGGTTGGTTAGGTCACGCACGTATTATATACTATTATTCACACTTGTAACAGAAGGAATAATCTtttcacaataatattatattataatatgaaaaagaaaatctcGAAATATACATGTGGAttgcattaaataaattaaagatgaCAGTCTTGGTTCTTATGATAATTGTTGTAAAATAGTGGTCATAAGAGAATAAGTTTGAGTCcgatagaaaagaaaatgaaaaaaaaaaaagatggaagagaaaatatttgaaaaaggaaaaagaacaaAGCATTATACCGTCTTTGAAAATCTTGTCTTGGGCCAAAGCAGCAATGCGTTGCTTCAAGGCACTATTGTCGACATTAAGAATCAAACGTTGATGGTCCAGGAATGCAACTCGAGGTGACAATGCTGATACCTCCGTCttcattaattttaacatttctCATAATTAGCACAAGTCTTATATACTACTACTAGTACTACTTAACATTTATGTTCTTGGTGCAgcatgtgtatatatattatgaaaattaaattaaacttattcACCTGCAAAGTTGTTACGCTCCTTTCAAGCTCAGAAATGTATTGCAGCTTTCTTACCCTTGACCTCTGAGCTGATTGCCTGTTAGCCAAAATTCTGGTTTGCAAACAaatcataacaataaaaaattatatttagtttgGTATATCTACACAAGTTTAATTCTTGTACGTATATAAAATCAAtcacttaattaatttataaggtTAAGTCAAAGTAGCTTGAAAGGAAAACGGGTACATGAGATATAATTGGACGAACATAATTAACTTCTGCACTCAACCAACTCATTTAAttggttttataaaattaattttgttagatCCAAATATATAACTATCAAAACTCATTTAATTGGCTTTTAatccaaatatataaaaaattattctcccGGAAAACTATAGCTAGatatagttaattataaataccaCAATAttcgttttttttataatgcatTTCATTTTAAAGTGTACTCATCAAAATGATAATTTGATAATGtatttctttattctttattattaaaaaacggAGTCTTTGATCAAAAAATTATGTAGCATACACAGCAAGCCACTTGCTACTAAACAAgttattattcatatttaatattaaaaaaactccATACTAAAATTTAATGTGTAAGACATTGTATATATAGATCACTCAGTAATTTTTTGACGATTAAAACCAATTATTTAAACTCATGAAAGTAAATTATGTACTTttaacttaacaaactttttagtaaaatttatgaatattttttattcaaagtgttaaattaaattagagtacataatttatgtattaagataatttcaatattattatttaataataaattattatctataataaatttattcacttttacattaaaaatcttaaaaatcatacatatgtaattttttattagtgaaagtaattaaattcaaaaaataaatttgttagttaataTGTGAAGAGTTTTAACTCGATTGAATAAAATAGGTAAAGTAttataaatatcttaattttttttattctactgataaaataaattagtaattaatataCACCTGAATTCTACTAAGTACTAACAAGTagtttatctaaaaaataaaatcattttcattaattgTACGTGCATGGGAGGTGGGAAATTAAAGTACTATAAAATACAGTATAAAATAGTAATGCATTATACagcaataacaataattaatatttggtgTGATTAGGAGTACCTTTTGACCCTCTTGGGATCAACAACGGTTTCAGTGCAGGTGGCGATGGCGGAGGGTTGCGGCGCCGCCTCCTCATCCTTGTACGAGCTTTCCTCTTCAAGGGTTTCCGCCTTCGGCTTCACGTCCAGCGCCATTTCCATCGGCTTCTCCTCGCTGCTGTTTTGGTCGGAGGCCGGCGAGGAGGGGTTGGACGCCGACGAcagcggcggcggcggcggcagcGACGCCGCAGCAATGTCGTCGGAGAACATGGAAATCAGCTGGTCCTCGTCGAGCCGGTCGAATCCGGCTCGACATTCCTCGAGAAAAGGCGCCTCGAGGAATGTGATGGAGTCGCTGGCGGATCGCCGGTGGGCCCCCCGCCGGGCCGACGAGAAGTCGAGAAACTCGTCGACCCATGAAGGCGGCGGGGGAGTCGTAGTGGCGGTGGTAGTTGAGGTTGTGGGGTTGAAGTTGGCCATTGAGGGTACCCTTTGGTGAGGGAAAGATGGCCAATTCTGGGGTATGGTTGGTATTTTAGGAGGTAATTGTGCCATTACCTATGTATGTACGTGTGACCCCAAATATAGAGAGATACCGAAATTTTGTGTCTACTGCGTATAATGGCCTTTGTGTATCTAAGAGTGTGTGTCTGAgaaaatagagagagaaagagaaaaggaacAACAGAGATCCCAACAACCTAACCAACACACAAACAACCGCAAATCTTAGTTCAAAATCTTGTTCTTGGGTTTCTAAAACCAGCGGGAGAGAGATAGTATTAAAGAGATGATGAGAGGCAATGCCATTGTGCCATGTAAAGCCTCATAATGGTGTTTTTATTCATTTGCCAtaaagtttttctcttttttattttctttctttctttatagctCCTTTTTTTCCCTCCCTTTTATTAGATTTTGGTACGTGTTAatgtaatgtttgtttttgtaagagagagagagagaatgagaatgaAGGAGAGGTGGGTCACATGGGAGGGGATTAGAGACAGCTAGCAACAGCTAGCTGGTGAAAGACTCAACGGTTTTAGTGGGAAAATTGGAGTGTTGTTTAATAACTATAGGAATCAGCAACCACGTGCAGATGTGACCCCTTCACTTGGCATCCATTGGCTCATGTCATGATACTGTATACCgccatattataaaaatttcatttcatccCTATAGAACTTAACCTgggtagtttttatttttaatttttttaccccTTTCTTTGCCTATAAAGCTTGGTCTAGAGAGTGTGGCAGTTCCTCTTGTGTTGTGTCCTATCCATACAGCACTTTAATTACACTGGGATAATGGGACCACAATCAATGCTTGGCCTTCTGGTTTTCACATGGTCAGTGTGCCATCAAAACCGTTCAATTGATTATTCTATGCATAATCATCTTTTCTTTATGTGTTTTATTACCATTTTTGGATCGGATTAATGGACACGGCTGGCACCCGGTATTTGTACTTTGGTTTGGATCAGATTTTGGTTcctttttatatgtttaatcGAAGAGTGTGCAATTGGGTTTTGATAATTCAATTGAGTATTTTGGCAAGTTTGTGGTTATGGGGGGTTTATTTGACAACTAAAAAAGGCATGCAATGtggatcattatttttttccttggtACAGTTACATGGGAGATCTTGGGGCAGATTTAATTAAACTATGGGATAGTGGTATGTATTGAGAAGATATATAACAAGTggattcaaatcaaattaaattcagTTTCTTTGAGTAAGGTATttaattcaaatcttaaaaataaaaaaatatttaatataagatAATATTTCATTAAAGATAATCTAtcagattttttataaaaattaattataaaaaaattagtaaatattttataccaggtgattgaaaaaaaaaaaaaaaactattgacaAGATATATACAGGGACTTTGGTTAAGGATGGATGAGCTGTGAAGAGAAAAGGGTTCTGTAAGAATCATGTCCTCCATCTCCCCCATGTGAAACTCTTTGTAATAACTCAGCTTTCTTTGCTTTAAATATCCCCAAATCAGACTCACATGGGAAGATTTCTGTTCCTGTTCCTTGCCTTCTCCACTGAAATTCTGGGTAGCTCCATCATTTCATGCTGGCacttatgttatatatttactttttaaagtgAATGTACTTAGGATGCACTAATAATGATTAGGGGAACAGATGGAATAATGCATGTTAACTAATGCCTATTGTTTAATAGCTTTGTCTTTGTATTTATCACTTAACGCCACCCACTTTTGAGGATGTtctaattatttgattaaatatatgtttGTAAATTCGATTCTTCATGAGGGGGAAAAAGAAATTTAGATTCCTCATgaaatcattaaattaattctttAGAAACTCATCATTGTGATTACTAACATATTCCCTTGAGATAACTATGGCCATATATATTTGAACTCATAGTGGTTAGCTGTCCTCGATCTCCATGGTCAATGAACATAATTCCACTAAACATTCAAATATTCTCAGCGTAATTAATTAATCGAAACATAAATTAGAaacttaatgttattttattccAGTCGTGATTTTATTGTTATAGTCTTGTTAATTAACGTCCTAAAATATTGattaactaaaaaatactaaatatattttgttaaacatttttaattattttaaaaataattattaaatagttttatatatatgtttataataacaaaacattttactttttttttcattaaggaACTAATTAGTGTTTGGCTTGCCTACGGAACGTACTAAAGTAAGTTAACCAACTAAGTTCTGATAGATACATTATTAATGaattaacaataattaaagGGTTTGCATGTGCACTCCATGACTTGGTTAcgactatatatataaacactacTACTTTAGTATGTGAAATATACAAGAtgaataatttacttttatataattagaattaattacaaaaaattgaatatataaattatattaaaaaattataattaataattttaattatgatataagattatttttaactattgataatattttaaaaaataataaaatttaagttagagataaaattcataaaaagatGTAGATTGAATGGGATAAATAGTTAAGAAGATCAAGTATACACATCAATAAAAGTACAATATTTTGAGATTACTAATTGGGAGATAAAATTTTTAGCTAGTGTAAAATGCATTActaagaagagaagagagaaaatgtaTAATTACGAGAGTGAGGAGAGGAGAGTAAGAATCATACTTTTAAAGCTGTGTATcctaattaataaaagaagtaaaaacatCACACTTtttttgtataataaataaCGGCAATGAGGTTTAGATTTGAGACCTCATGCAAATTATCTAAACTCCTTATCATTAGACTGGTACTAGTGACTACTGAATAACAACtatcaacatattttttaacacattctttattgttacttaaaattataaaaaagtaaaaaaaaatcatgagtgaaattcattaaataagaaattttctTAACCaacttactaattaatttttactactattatatttaatacattttaaattttaacagtttttttaaattaaacatataattatatGCAAATCCaatgttataaaattaaaatttcgttgcattttaattatattattgtatttaatttatagATAGTATTTAGTAACAAATAcacaagttagttttgaaactAGCTAGAATACCATATTACAATATGATTTTGGATTATGATACAAAATTAGGCCATGATAGTAATGTAAATTAAATATCTTAGCAGACTATAATTGTGATTATTAACTTAAAAtagatcaaatttaaaatatatatataataaaatcatatcaGTGAAAAGTCGTAAtacttgaaagaaaaaaacaaaggcataaaaagttatcaatataaaaaatatatacagaaCATTTTAACGGTTAAAGTAAAGATTAGAATaacttttcctttcatttttgtttttttttttatctctctcctTTTCACCTCATCCACTAAAAAATAGGATCACTTTTTCCGGTGTAAAATAACTTATCGCGTCTGAAATTAACTTCAATTTTGTGATCCCTAGAATTCTTAGGGTACCGTACATACGATTTAAGAAGAAAAGGGCGTACGTAATCGTAATAACTAATGAATAAGAAGAAGCATAATTGCACGTGGGACGACCAACAACAACAAGTCTTGCCTgcctgtcttttttttttttcttttagttttaaattttgaattaaataatagtatatgCATAGCATGGTATTATTTTGCATTTATCTAatctttatcatttaattatattttaacatcCATATACATTAACGGCCTAATCCCATCAACTCGTACATTTGATGCACATAAGCACCAAGCATAGCATGTAATTTGGTGAGATGATAAATAATTGAAAGCGCCAACACAGTGGACGCGCAAAAACAcattaataaaagaagaaagtttGATGGGGGGACCATTTAGTAAAGTTTCCATACGCATTTGTGTATTTTGGGTGGAAGTTGAATTTTGCTGTTCCCTGTTCAGTCCGTATATGTAAATATGAATATGGAAATATATAGGCTTTCTTTTTCTCATGATTATGTTCAGGGGATATATtggattaagattttaaaagattattttttaaaaattataaagaaatgcTATGACTtatgaaatttattaacaatacttttattataattgaattttaatgaatttatatcataaaaatttaaaagatttctTTTGGTATTAAAGAATGATTTTAGCAAAATTTTTTGATTTCGATTGATTGAGATTGTTTGataaatgttttatattaaaatattttgtgaaattCATCAAAATCATTCTTTAAAAATCCATTgaaatttatacattttttaataccaaaagactttttataaattataaaaaatattaattaaataccaTTAGATTTTGCTGTCTTActtaaaaattcttaaaagtcttaattaaatatcacaagacttatttatattatttaaaaattctaattgaataccacaaaaaaattataattttttaaaaattctttaaaatcctAATCCTATACACCTCCTTTGTTTCTTAGCTATATAACAAGTATTCACTTTTTTAAACATGCTTATAAAATACTATCCTCATAAAGATAATAAAACTTACTTTAGTGATAATAAGTTTTAGAAGAGTAATCTCTTGACTATTGAGTttgaagatattttattttttgaagaaaaaagtcATAAGTTTCAATCTTATGAGGTATGTTGGATTAAGATTAAaaggaattttaaaatattttttatgatataaattcaAACTATCattaaaatacacaaaaatataaattcaaactataaaaatttaaattatcataaaagtctTGTAAAGATCTAATAAGTCATAATATTTGTACGtaatctttaaaattcaaatgacttttttatgctaaaatattattttaaaaccatAATCCAATAATACAGccttgtttaaaaatatatataacatcatAACTTTATAATACAGTTAATACTAAaagctaaaaataaaacatcatttcaaaactttttaacatttaaaatacatACAAGTTAAAGTTcatatcaaatatataattatatttaagtttgaGTTTCAATGATAAACAAGTATATTTAATCATTAACAATAAGAAGCTCACggagaataaaaaacaaaataacaaatatattaaatattttgagaaaTATCAGAACGACATTTTTTACTAACTCAACAAATTTAGCTAATTTTATTGGTTTtgacaagtttttttttccagttcTTTAACCATATTTTCTCAAAGTCAATTCTAATTCTAGATACTAGACGGTCCATGTCCATTTTTCAAAACTACACTCCCACGCGGCAATAGTTATGaacttttcattaattaatgacTATTGAAAAAGAGtataaaaaaagttgtattcaaaataaaaatatatatactcacATTTTTGTACGCAAAAAAATATAGCTCCCATTTCAATCTTAATCAGGAGTAACAAACATTACATCATGTCGTCTACATATGGTACGTACAAGGCTCCACTTCATGCCGCCTGTAGCAAGCAACAGCAGACAAATCTTAAAAACATGGTTTTGCCTTGTTATTTTAATCTACAACATACGTATTTTGGGGTTTAAGATACGATATGTCAAGAAATTATGTGCACATTGTGtcatatatatttaagtttcaTTTGcagtaatattttgaaaattggaTTGATTGAATAGTTGAAACTgtaaattaattgtatttttttatccgaACATTATACTTCAAgcataaatttaattagttgaatcaatttaacaattattcacAAGCCTCACCAAATATTAATTACgggttttgttttaaaatattagtttataaTCCTTACAGCATGTTCAATGAAATTGTGttaactaagttttttttttaaagtttttatgaaTTCTCAcagtaaatagtttttttttttatcccaatGCTTATATAACAAAATGTTGCttaacaataacaaaatatctttcTATCTAAGATGAGCAGAGAAGTAAAACGGTTGGGTTTGTCATGCTTGATTGAAAGAGAATTAAAAAGATTAGTTGAATCTTTTCTTTACATAACTTTGAAAAGTTAAAAGCATGATACATTAGTTTCAATTTCTCTGAAACAAGAAAATTTGTCGGTAGAGATAAAATTGATTCTAATGTTCTCTATGCctcaaaagaaattaattaattttttactatcAATTGAAAGATAtccttaatgaaaaaataatctttCCAAAAAGTGTCgagatcattaaaataaatgatttatcttaataaaactttttttagtcactgatatttatgtaaaatattcattatttattaattttattgaatttaatctttgttaaaaatttaattgatcatTTTAGTATGATGTTTTCTCtccatcatattttttttatttataaaacttaaatCTAAAATCTTACTTTATCAGACTTAATCATATGCTAAATGTTGCATCACACTACGTGATTGATTGGTTGAAGGCTCTCAAATTTGTGCTGTGTTGTGCCGTACTTGTATTATTTGAGGCTTGAAGTTATACTAATACAAGACTTTGAGGATTGTGCATTAGGTAGCTTTCCATTCTTGGCAAACTTTGTGGCATAAATCAAGGAGAGACGCGTGGGATTCTCATGTGAAGAcagtgaggtatttttttttttttcgtgtgTTATAAATAGTGTCAACAATTAGCGTAGCCCTAGTCCTAGGCATCGGAAAAGGAAAGGATTAATGTTTTTACGTACGTGATGTTCGGGAGTCTTTACCTaccattttttctttgtttgaagTGGTAAATATTTTCTGTATATATTGCTATACAGGATTTCAGGTGATAGCTTCCAACAGACTaacagagaaagaaagaaaagtaacaAGGCCAAATTGATTGACAAGTTACGTGATTATAACTGACAATCAATCTCAGTTATTGGATTAGActaaattataaggataaagaaGGTGGGAGGTGTTgatgagggaaaaaaaaaataggagagtGGATAagtaagaggaaaaaaaaagaagacaagtGTTAAGgatcaaaacataaaataatttacttgtataagaattaaaatgagtAGTTTTACAAAACACATATACATCATTCATGGTTGACaatgtttcttatattttttctattaattataatattgataagaaataacttttattaaaagtgatgattaatttttgatGAAAGACCTGGAACACACTTAATATGAGTATTCTTATAAGTTACTTAAATGTGAGGTAACATAATAGAGATTActtaaattgttttaaactaTTACGATACCAACcatgaaaataattatcttacatTGACAGTATTAGAGATGTtgtaagaatataattaatattatcttaaactcttaaaacttaaaataaaaaataattattttcctaaTTAACGAACTTGAATAAGGATTAAGGaacaaaataataactttttgttttttttttctcatctacACCTCCCTCCTTTTATTAAGTTGccatttagtttttttcttgATCATATAATGCAGGAAATAAAAGCCTTTTACTTCTCCCATTAGCACTTTGGGCTGCTGGGTAGCCCAGAAAATATGTTTGTTGTCTGGAAATTGCTTTGCACACTAAGCAATTTGTTTGTGCACCCAGCacttttcatttttccaaaattaCCCCTATGACTTTCACATTATTAATACGACACATTAATCAATTGAACTAATatgtcaattatattataaaataattaatattgtaatatataaaactaaattttttaatgtatatttaatgcatatataaatttacataataaatatacattagaaatttattatgtaaatttacatgtacattaaatatacgttataaattttagtgttatatatagtgacattaattattttataatataattgacttATTAGCTCATTTAGTTAGAGCATTGTGTTAATATCCTGAAAGTCATGGATCCATACAAATTGTGAATCCGTAAATTTTTCAGGGGTAATTTTGGAAATAACAGAAAATGTTAGGTGTACAAGAAAAAACATTGGGTGCACAAAGCAATTaccttgcttttatttttttctctatttttgttggactgGCTCAACTTAGTCTGTTTTTTCCTGCACTCCATGTTGCTTTCTGCACCTCTTTTTGGCCCAGGGaactaattctattttttttttaaaacccaaTTCAATCGCCCCTTACTTCAAGACGCTAGAGCTGAGCGAGGGAAGGACGAAGTTGGCGGCAAGTTTAGAACTTGCGGCGCCGGCGGCGGGTGGCACCGGCCAGGAGTGTCGTGGTTGTGCAGCGGAGCTTCGCGAGATCAGGTTCGGATCGGACGGTCTCGCTAGGTCACCGTTGACGAGAATTTGAACTTGTTGTTACGTTGAATGTTTTGTAGTTTGTGCACAGCAACACTCTGCGGTTTAATGCATCAATCGTAGTAATACTAATATCTACAAAAGGCACTTAACTAACATTCTGTCTCTTCCAGCAAAAGCTTCTGGAGGGAGAGAACAAAGAATCTCTAGTTTGTTAACAATGGAAGACGGGAACAACAGTGGCGGTTCCACCGCAAAGAAATTAAAGCAGCGGCGAAAGAGGAAGGATTACTTGGTGGACAAGGATGGGCAGGTGGGGGAGCGAGAGAAGCTGGCAAAAAGAATCTTGTTGTCTCTGACGAGACCTTCCTATGTTTTGGGATTGGGTCCCAAACCTCTTAGGGTGGAGCACCGTGCGAGGTTGCGCTACTTGCTCCGGAGGCTCGTTAACCAGCACCATTGGGTTGCAGCCAGTGGTGTTCTCAGTGCCTACTTGAAGGGAACACTTGATGACGCCTCTCCCTACACCAACCGTCTTAAGTTTTGGGTACCCCTTCATTATTTGTGTCTGTGCTTTTTTTGTTAACTTTTCTTTTTGGGGTTTTGAGAATGTGGTGTGGTCTGGTGTCAAGTctcatttgcttccaaaattTTGACATATTGGTCTTGTTTGATTATCAGTTTATCCCTGTCTATTATAGAAATATGAAGTTAGATAGATGGAAAGGGTATATTGATTCATAACTCcgaatttggtattttttttttactttagaaAAAATGACACTTCTGTTTGAGGATTTGTTGGAGATCTTTTGAAACCAAAATGATTTCCCATAATCTAAATATTCCGAAACCTACATGCTATCAAAATTACATgaagtttttttaaatgattcttGTGCCTCACCCTTACTTTTCTTCCCTTTCATCACTCCTTCTAAAACTTTATGCCTTGTTGCtgtaatttcttttattgttgATATGCTGAGTTAGTTTCTGAACAGTAGCATGTATGCCGGTATTATATGTGTAGGTTTTACTGGAGCTTCTTAAGCGTGTGGAAAACCATTCTATTAATCCAACACGAATCAAGAACCTCTATGATATTTGGTCGAAGAAAATTGGATCAATGAAGACCTGGCCAGTTGAGGTATGTTTCAGAACCCCCTAATGCTTTATAATTGTTACCTTTACGTTAAATGTTCATAAAATTCCTCTGTCAAGTAGTAACTATTTCTGACTTGTAACAAGAATATAACTAAGCTTAAGCAAGAACAAACAATTTTGCCTTCATTTGCTTTGaatttcattaagaaagagaatagtgtttgataacaatgattggacttctttaaaaaaatctctaTCAAAACAATAATAATGCTTGGAGACAACCAACTCAATACAAGCCCATCAGCTTGAAAGTAATTAAAGACTGAATTGGATATTTCATAGAAAATAGTACAGCTATTTTGTAGCAGGAACACTGAAACATCAATTATTGATTTCAGTTGTCTGTTTGATTGTTTAGGCTTTTGGTTCTTAATGTAGAATTTTACTTGTCGAGCAGAGCAGATATGCAGTCCATATGGAGTTCATGCTTTTCTGTCTTTTGCAAGGCAATGCTGAGGATGCATACCAGCTTGCACTAtggtatgtaatttaatttttaatgtgttGCATCATGATGCCAAGGAATGAATTGTTTCATAACTTGTCATTACTATATAATGTGGTGAGCTGGTTGTctgtcattattattatatttttattgtgggttgtatatttttcaataaaacttaaaattgcTTATAATGGTTGATATTGGTATTTATTTCCTCCAGATATTTAGGAATAATACCTTAGTTCCAAAGTATGGACTATGGTACTTGGCTACttgttatgaaaaaaaaaactaattatgatTCTTAATATTGCCATTGTATATATTCATGGGATAAACCACTAGCATTTAGAGTAGACAAGTttttatcacaaaaaaaatgcacaaacataatttcataaattcAATATTCCAAATGATTGAGTGACACCGCCCCAATGCTGAAGAGGATGAACTCAGATAGATCACACCCTGGAAATTTGGGATAAATTAGTACAGACAGTGACTTTAAAGATACTGACAATTGTCTGCTGCCGAATATTCCCAATGTTTGTGTTCTCACCTGTAAAAAATTTAACCCAAGCAATACATGGAAGGAACACAGTTTCAATACTCTGATGATCACAAATGTGGTTATTTCATTGATTATCTACCATaactatcaatatatatataggtttGCAAGTAACCACCCTACTGGTATAGTTAAGTGCTAGCTACATGCTCTCAAATAAATGCAACTTGATTCAAATATGACTGAAAGAccatttatgtgtttttttttaccttgTGTGTAAATAAAATGGCTTCAAATATGAACTTTCCATTGATAAAGTAT
The nucleotide sequence above comes from Glycine soja cultivar W05 chromosome 11, ASM419377v2, whole genome shotgun sequence. Encoded proteins:
- the LOC114374366 gene encoding basic leucine zipper 61-like, producing the protein MAQLPPKIPTIPQNWPSFPHQRVPSMANFNPTTSTTTATTTPPPPSWVDEFLDFSSARRGAHRRSASDSITFLEAPFLEECRAGFDRLDEDQLISMFSDDIAAASLPPPPPLSSASNPSSPASDQNSSEEKPMEMALDVKPKAETLEEESSYKDEEAAPQPSAIATCTETVVDPKRVKRILANRQSAQRSRVRKLQYISELERSVTTLQTEVSALSPRVAFLDHQRLILNVDNSALKQRIAALAQDKIFKDAHQEALKKEIERLRQIYHQQNLQKMNNNLQQTTPTSQPQQQPMQLHHHQQPIAVSQPLGCKDNKEQLLS